The DNA sequence CTCTCCAAATGCTCTTGCTGTTGCTCCCAGGACAGGTGAAGTTTTTAAGATCAGTCTCCATTTTAGCTGCTAATATAGATTGTGTAGTAGGGTATTCTAGTACTGTCTTTGATTCAAGAAGTTAGAGGTGCTTGAACCTCCTTGGGATTCAGAATGAGCCCTGCTGTAAATTCAGAAATGAACATGAGGGGGCagatctaataataataataataaaaataataataaactttgtttttattatttacagaatgacaacaacaataaaaaaatacacaagatatgcacaatgagaggagacagtagacagGGGTattgaatacagtaggagcagaggggtaaagaatggaaccagttaagtacaggctcttctaaagaaggttttgagtccagatttgaaggagtttagagaaggtgactctctgatatctttggggagagagttccagagttttggggcgcagcaggagaaggtcctgtcacccatagagtgtaaaCGGGCTTGAGGGACatataggagaccagaattagaagagcgaaggttgtgaggttgggagtagggtgataatagttcacacaggtactgaggtgccaagccatgcagagccttataggtgagcatgaggaatttgaagtCCATACAAAATTTGACaggaaaccagtgcaaggactccatgATAGGAGTAATGTGCTCACTTTCATTccacctggtcaggattctggctgccaaattaACATCAAATGTAGTCTAGCGATAattctgaggtgaaagaaagatgttttgacaatatgttgcacatcaaatatcacccccagGTTTTTCCATTTAGACTGAAGTTCAAATACAGTGCCATCCACAGAAAGGGTTACAGCACTGGCTTTACAAAGCCAATTGTATAACAACTCAGGGTTTCAAATTTAGCCTGTGCAAAAGATCATGAAACACAGCTACCACAGCTAAATGGTTTGAGAAATGTAACCATCATTAAATCTGAGATAAAACAACTCCTCTGTTTTTGGACTCCTTTAAATTGCAGTTTTTCCTATTGTTACCCCATGAAATGAAAAGACTTACGAATCTGGCTgagtaaacatatttttctgtgTTATTTCACGTGTTACCGAGCCAGGGATACCTGTGGTATGTTCAAAGTCTACTGATGAATAAgcattgcatactgtatacaaaggcAGTTTGatcactttaaagaaaataaatgcctGAGTTTAAACACTCCAGTGTTTAGGCGTCAGTTGCCAACATTGTTTACGCTTCCAGTACACAGtgacattttaaatgattatcTTATCATATTAACCTAGTCAATTGACCTGCATTGCAAATTGGGATTTAGAAATTATGTAACTTCACTTGCCTTGCCTTTtcctttaataaatatttgtttttaaaagtaaaatattaagttctttaaaaatctaaatttcTCAGTTTTTATCTGATATTTTATTCTACTTGGGTGCATGCCAAGGAAGGTAAAGGTTTAAAGCATCTTGTACAATTCTGGTTTTGTcatccatacagtatgtcacacatCTGTTGTATGCATATGAGCAAGGCAATCCAGTGTCCTTCCTGTAAAAGCCCATAGAAGGAAATATTGTGAAACACttaacaacatttttagaaGGCTTTCATATGGTTGTATCTTCATTCCACGATGTGTCCCCTGCAGGCCCTGATTTAGatgttcaataaaaaataaatctggatACCACAGGAGCACAACTGTTGTAGGAATACTAGGCAATTCCAATATACAATGTCTCTGCAATGTCTTAACATGGTGTGCAGTATTATAATCATTTGACACCCTAGCTCAGGCGTCGCAGACCTGTAACTCAAAATCATTCCATGGTGACCCCAAAGTAGTTTGTGCATAACTGCACAGAAGTGTGAAAACCGGCCACTCAATCATAAAGCAAAGATGCCGTAGAAAAAAATCACTTCTGCTCAGTGTTAGGTTTTGGTGCTGTAAGATCACCCGTGGGAGGGTCACCAACAACAGATATTTCCGAAACGATATTCTTAAAATACTTGACATATACCTGGGCAAGATGGCCACAAGGAAAAGTCCCCTGACTCgtttacagaaacacacacaagagAAAGTATGTAGTTCGGCTGTAGTATGGGTGTAGTATAAGTATGGGTTGAATTTTCCGCATTTGCAATACGTTTTGACTACAATGCACGCATTTAGGGTGCTACTGTGCAAACGTTTTTGTCAAGGAGTTGTCACAAGCTGCGAACTGTACAGGTGGTGGCCTCTGCACGTTTCCACCTTTGTCATGGTGATGGCTGCCCCTAGTGGATTTCTATAAATACTCGTTTGAGAGCATGCCCAGTGTAAACGGGCCCGTTTTGCTCAGTAGAGAGGCGGGTTGGACTCACTCTCAATGGCCCTTGTCTATGTCTCACCTCAGATCTTGAAGAGGGGTTGTCATGTCAATGACAGAGATGGGCTGACAGATATGACCCTGCTGCACTACACCTGCAAAGCTGGAGCTCATGGAGTAGGTAAGTGGCAGAGAGAGGGAAAAGGAAAATCTACCACTTGCCTTCTGTTGACGTATAGCATTAATTTTTATCCTTTATACATTAAGGGAAAATATTTATTAGCATGTGTAAAATTCTGTATGATATAGTATTATCATTGGTATCAAATATATCACAAATGTCTAGTTAGACAAGGATGGAAATAAAATCACAGTGAGTGTGCTTTCATCAGTAAATCATTAACTGCCCTGATATGGACAGTCTCCATGAAGTCGTAAATCTATAGCCAGGCTGAAAAGTTCTATCATGTTTGTAATCAGGTGAATAACTTTGTAGTTGAAAGCCACTGATCCAAGATCCAGGAATGAGAAAGGGGCCTACAATTTTATGGTATGTATCTTTaagaaagaaataatttaataaggAATAATGAGGGCGGAAAGGTAAACATTTGGAGTTACTGGGAAGTGAAGAACATGATATAAGATAGAAAGTGGGGTCTAAAGGGCACCAGGCAGGTTTACTCTCTAAGACAATCTTTGCAAATTTCACAGGCATCCTTAATGTACAGGTACATGGACAGGGTGGAAGAGACCAAAGAAACCTGATAAGAATAAAGACTATACTGGAAAGGCACAGTGCTGAGAGTCAATGTGAGCATTAAGATTCTCAAAACCCAAATTCACCCTCCATTTTGAAACCACGAAAAAAGCAAGGAAAGAGAACTAATTCAAAAGACATTATCCTACTGCCGGTGTCCAATGTAAAAGTATGTCTTCTAGTGGCTTTAAGAAGTTTAAAAGCTAGATACTGTATTCAGATGACTTGACATCAGTAACAAGCAGGGATTTAAGACAGTACTGACAGGGTACACAAGTCATTCTGCCACCCTGAGAATGACTATGCCACAGATTAACTGAAGCATGAGTCACTGATTTCCTTAAAAGTGCATTTTTGAACAGTTTAAGcactatatttttattttgtggctTTAAGAAACATATCTTGGTCACAGTCCATCTAAGCGACACAAACCAGGTTTGAACCCATGACATACGATCATGGAGTTGCACCTAACATCAGCAATTCCTCATGCTGTCTGTAGCAGAGCTGGCGTTGAATACCGTGCTGATGCAGCTCTCTCTGATGGCCAAGCCAGAAATCAGTGGTTGGTTCAGATCAAGGGAAAAGGACAGCAGGGTGAATTTCCACCCTGTCTGATTTCTCATGTGCTGTTCAACAGGTGATCCTGCAGCAGCACTTCGGCTGTCAAACCAGCTGATAGCCCTGGGAGCTGACGTGAGTCTTCGCAGCCGCTGGACCAACATGAACGCGCTCCATTATGCAGCCTACTTCGATGTGCCCGAGCTCATTCGGATCCTGCTTAAGGCAGCCAAGCCTAAAGGTACACTACAGAAAAGGGGCGCCTCTCATCTCAGCCAATGCATTGCAATCAGAGTAATGTAATGAATCATAAACAATCAGACGTAATAATATcaatatagtatatatacagATCCGCAACTAACGAGAGCATTTATGGGCAAAATCTGTGTTTAGCTGATCCAGCTGACTGCTGTTCACATTACAGCTACAGACCAAAACTAATGTGCTGTTACATAACTTGCTTGTATGACGGAGCATAACATgactatttttcttttaaaaagcctTACTTTGTGTGCTTTGTAATGCTGTAGGAATAATGTTCTTAAAGTCACTGACTTGAAATGCTACATGAAAGCTCAAGTGTGTCTTCACCTATACGCAGTGTATCTCCAGTGTTGGGTTCCTGTGATATCTTTCCCCTGAAACTGGATTTGACAGAGGAAATCTAAAGAAAAATACCTCATGTATTTATTGAATGCAGAATTGCTGGGGAACAAAAGACTTCAAAACAAGTTCAGGTTCCAAGCAGCAGCAGAAGATCCACTTATGGTTTGTGCTTCACAGGAAGCTGAGGTTGAAAACAAAGGTAAATGACTGTCATTCCACACTCAGGATTTCTAGTCATGTTTAAAATCGTGAACAAATTCATCTGCACTATAAAAACAAAGACAGTACTTCTGTCGCAACAGATACAGAGATATAAGATGGCAAGGCAGGGAGTTCATTATGACACCAATAATTCTGTGTGCTCTAATCACTTTAACGATCAGTCTTGCCTCAAACATGCATCTTCCAAATGGACTTTGTTCCAATGGATGAAACAAATCTGGCAACGTGTTGCAACAAAATTCACGGTTGGGTACTCTTGTTCACAAAATGGGTGAAGTACACCTTGTTAAGATTCTTTTGTGATTCCTTGGCCTCTTAATGAAAGTTCTTTATCATTTATCCCATCCCTTAATAAGAAAAGACACTAGACAACCTCTCCACTGGACCATAGGTTAACTGAGCTCTtcccattttccattttttattttagatgtaGTGCCGGAGGCTGCAACCAGAGGAAGCTCCAATCTATTGCAGAAACACCCGCCACCCTATGCTCACGGTCAGATGCCCACTTTAAAACATTCAGAACCTCctcttttccttccccctagaCAGGCTGCAAAGAACCTGTAGCATTTTGAACTGATAACAGCATGTGCAACACTGTTAAAGAGACacattcagggttgtggggagtAGGGGAGGTCTACTGGTTAAAGCCTGGAACTTGTTGATTACAATTGACTGAAAACAATTTGCAATACAGAGAACAGGTTCTGTCTGATCATACAGACAACTAAAaagtttgaatgttttgtgaaaccCAAACAATCGCAATGAGCATTATGAAGTGAGATTACATATGTTACAGCCTGGTAATCCAGGTGCAGCACTGTACCCTGTGTGGTCCCTTCTACTAGTACAGAGCTTAGGACATAGGTTACTCAGACTGTGAGTGCCATTGTGGACTGTAGCACTGTGAACCATTGCTCAGATTGCTTTCATCTCCCTTTCCACATAAAACCAGACTTTCGCTGAGAGTTTTTTTGTACtgactcaaaatgtttttttctaagaaaacagtTTGTACAACAGATTAATCTAATGTAGACCAAACTGAAACAGACATTCAGACAAAAGAGATGCTGCTCTCTTGATTCAACTGCGATGTGAATGGTTACTTCAGACAGGTGTGGGCAGAGATACCTGAAATTCCAGGATATTACATTCTTAATCCCCACGTCGAAAAACGAACTGCTGAACAGGTTTATAATCAGATTAGTGATGATTAAAGTACTGTTAAAAAGGGACTACAGTACCAAAACCTGTCAAGCAGAGGCTCAAATTATTTTCAGCTTTTTTGAAGTCTTGTGCATGAAACAATATATTCTGAAATGATGTGGTCTTAATCCACTGCATTGTAGCTTCAGGAAATTAATGGGCTTTGGTTTCAGGGTACCAGATCCAGTTACACACATCACTCAACATGCCCTCATCCTGTTGcagtagagaacaagaaaaacaagatgtactgattttaaatgattaaatgtttttaggtCACTTAGATGACTTGATTATTCATGACTGGCCGAGTGAATGTTACATAGACACTAAAACCTCAGTAGTGAGACAGCTGATTGGGCAGGTGATGAGGTGACATAATCTTCTAAATAGCAATCCTATTGAAAGATTGGTGGCATTAATATGTCCCGCTTAGCAAGAGCACAACACTTTTTTGTCTTTGTCATATTATGTTGCCTCTTCTAGACATGTCCATAATAGTTCTGAAAGTGATAATAAAAAGGTCTATATAGTCAACCATGATGGATGTTAGTGACTGTGGTGCACACGTGCAGAATGATACATTAACTATTTTGTACAAATCACCAATTAACATCCAAGTGTGACTGTCTGGGCAGGATCGTTTAATCACTAATGAAGTTGCATGTATGATTGATGGCAGCCAGCCACAATACACTGAGCTACACTGACTGGTCCAGGGACCTGACTTATTGCCCTTCCAGAAAGCTCACCCTGATGTGACGTCATTCCAGCAGGACGTCCTCCTGCTGCTCATGTAACCATGACCTTCTTGCAAAATGAGAATGTGACTCACCTGTCTTGAGACCTTCTGAATATTTGAGGAATGCTGTGCATCAAGCTTGACCAGCATTCCTTTGAGAGGAATGATTGAAAACACTCACAACACTTACAACCTGGTGCAAAGCGAGATTCACAGatttacagctcacagtgcttCCAACACTACTAGCATGTGACATTCTCTTGATAATTAATCAACTGCAATCAGCATGATGAATTTACTTGTTATgcccatttaataaaatattagtaGACCTTTTTTGTAATTTGGGAATGTGCTGCAGTTATAGGTgattttcttttgatgctcagtatattgAATGCATCGTTAAGTGGTTTGGCAGTCAGTGCTGTGAATATGAAAAACGTGAACAGATCCCTTCAGATCCCAGAATGGGTTGAGAGCAAAAGGGATGCAGTGTCAGTACACTGCCACCGCTTCAATACCACGGCTAGGATGACAACCCTGCACTAGACTGGAACCTCATCCCTAAGTAAAGGCTAAGACTGCTGTGCTGAAAAACCCTCCTAAGGACACCAAACTAAGAACACTTCAAGCACGACTGACCTCTCACAGTAATCTTGTGTTCTACAGCTTTCCAAATGAAATGCATTCCTCTTTGTGAAATAATAAGCAGAGATCTGTACCACACATAATTCACTCTGAATCATTTTAAGCCACTGATGGATTGATGTTTGCCTGTATGCCCTATTTCAGCACAGGATGGGGTGCGGCTTTGGAGTTTCAAAAGATTTGGTGCAGGCACACCACTGACCTTAGCTTGAATTGTCTCCACAGTGCTGAACTCCACATGCAGCGATTTCTACCATGGCACAGCACTGCACATTGCAGCTTCAAACCTGTGTCTGGGCGCGGTGAAGTGTCTTCTAGAGCACGGGGCGAACCCCACTGTCAGGGTAAGGCGAGGGCCATCCCCCTGCACTTTCTGGGCTCCCTCGAGGCTGCTGGGATTCACCCTGCAATGTgggaggagaaagaaaaaaaaacgttttttcacTAATATTGGATCTCCAAGCTGCAAACTCCAAACAGCAAGGATGTCAGATAGATTGGATTGAAATTTATATATCAGCAGCTAATAACAGCACcactataaaaagaaaatgttcctTCCATACAGATATAAGCACCCCCAAATCTGGTTTCTAATCCTGGTGCATTGGTGCCAACTCGGTTTTGTGCTCGGAATGtatcacattattttctgtGCCATGACTGCTAACTTGTAAGTATTTAAGAGGGCTGAACTGTTTATGTCCGCAAGATCAGGTTGTTTTCAAGAGCCATCTCCTTTTCTCTCACTCCTATACAGAACAGCAAGGGCCAGGGCCCTGCGGACGTGGTGCCCGACCCCATGGACATGAGCCTGGACAAGGCAGAAGCAGCCATGGTGGCCAAAGAGCTGAAGCAGCTTCTGCTGGACGCCGTGCCCCTGAGCTGCAACCTGCCCAGGGTCACCCTGCCGAACTATGACAACATCCCTGGGAACCTGATGCTGACTTCCCTGGGGCTGAAGCTGGGGGAACGAGTCATGCTCGATGACACGAAGGTATGGCAAGGGACAAGCTGGGCTAGCCCGGCTCTCCTTAAAGCAGCTGACATCTACTGCGCGGAGTGGTGggactgtggctaaggatctgcccctctagctggaaggttgccggttcaaatcccatggccggtagaggaatcctactctgttgggcccctgagcaaggcccttaacccaagctgctccaggggtgctgtacaatggctgaccctgtgctctaaccccaagcttctctccctgtctgtgtgtctcatggagagcaagctggggaatgtgaaaaaacaaattcctactgcaagaaattgtatatggcaaataaagtgaTCCTATCTATCTTTTCTTTtgactgtccttcggatgagatattaaaccgaggttctgactgCTAGGTCATTAAAGATGTCAAGGTGCTGTTCAAAAGAGGACGAGAGTTAAACCTGTGCCCTGGCTAAACTCTACTCTGGAGTTTTATAACCTTGCCTCCCTCAAGTACTCTTTTAATTCAGCTGGTAATGAAGTAGTCCCCAACTATATGTGAAGCATTTTCAGGACAGTGTACTTTGAGATGAAAGGAACTATATGTAAATGGAAGGAATGGTATATTTATTCTGCAGTAAGAATTTAAGTGTGAACCTGAATCTACTTTTCACTCTAACAAACTGAGCTCTAATATATGcacctatttttatatttttttggaaACTTGCATTTAATAAGTTTGTATACAAAGTTACTTCTtttcaaaaactacagtatgtccccACCTATAAACCTATAGCTTCCCGAAAACCTGTGCAGTGATGTCTCTCCTGTTCTGCTGGGAAGGGGGTGGTTTACACTGGGTGTTAGTTTTTTGTGATTAAAACACTTTATGTTAGTGATTCTCATGTTACCTTAGAAAACACCTGGACAGCTCAGACaccttttgtcttttaaaacacacaCTACACAGAAAGTGCCCTTGCAAAGCTGAAAATAACAGATACTGCATACTGAAAGCAAAGTTCAGAGTATATAAATAAACAGAGATTAAGTGGAATTATTGCCAGTTTGGTTAGAGTGCTTAAACTTTCTGTGTTAAGTGAATTCTAGAAACACTGTACTTTTTCCTCTAattcaaaataacacaaattCTCCTTCACCTTAAATCTTAGTTGAACTGCATGTTTCATCAGCATAAAAAGAGGTGGATAACAGAtatagaaagtactgtatgcttgTGAGTTGAACTTTTAATCATTCCTGTAGATATCATGTACCACAGTGAAAACCcaggtgggtaactgcgtcagcatgcgtaggctgcaaaggaacaagtaataggtttattcctgctgaaaaaaagaagaaagaaaacacaacgtttctgccGTGGAGCTTttttcacggccgaaacgttttctttcttctttttttcagcatggaataaacctattacttattcctatTCTGGTAAAATTCTGGTCCCCTCTGAGCTGAGCTGATCGAGTGAAAAAGATCATGGTTTTTCCAAGAATGCCTTTCTTTCATGCCTTCTAAAAGTCAGTTCCTCTTCTAGACTGGCACACTCCGTTTCTGTGGCACAACAGAGTTCGCCAGTGGACAGTGGGTCGGGGTGGAGCTGGACGAGCCGGAGGGCAAGAATGACGGGAGTGTGGGTGGCGTGCGCTACTTCATATGTCCCCCAAAACTAGgtactcctcttcctctcctgtctcctttCATTGCATTCAGGATCAGGACCTTTATGAGTGTAGAATAAGAGACACAGACAAGTTGGAAgtttaaatgtactgttaaaGACAAATTCTGCACAGAATCTCTTTGGGGTTAAGTCAATGACAGGTCTTCAGAATCCTCAAACCTCCTTTGAGTCCCTTGCATCTGAAAAAGCGCTGGCAATGCTGCTTTGGATATTTCATCCGCCAAAAATAGACATGTTGATTTGTGATACTTGCAGAAATGTGTGTACATTGGTACATGCACATACAAAAGCAGGGTGTGCTTCCCCTcttgttctttcttctttttcagagGGAAAGGACTCTGTAGTTGGGCTAATTATATTGGGCTCctttattcagttttttttacatgcatGTATTTGTGTTACCTTCTTACTATCCAGGTATTTTTGCACCAGTATCAAAAATCACCAAAGCCCTGGATCAGACCCCCTCGTCAGTCACCTCCACCCCAAAAACTCCCCGCATGGACTTCTCACGAGTTACCAACAAGAACaagaaggagaagaaggagaaagacagagaga is a window from the Lepisosteus oculatus isolate fLepOcu1 chromosome 3, fLepOcu1.hap2, whole genome shotgun sequence genome containing:
- the clip3 gene encoding CAP-Gly domain-containing linker protein 3 isoform X1, which codes for MTKEDTAEVGDAQPTLEFQSPVSEIRKRPMVHPSAPAPLPKDYAFTFFDPNDPACQEILYDPRTTIPELFAIIRQWVPQVQHKIDIIGNEILKRGCHVNDRDGLTDMTLLHYTCKAGAHGVGDPAAALRLSNQLIALGADVSLRSRWTNMNALHYAAYFDVPELIRILLKAAKPKELLGNKRLQNKFRFQAAAEDPLMVCASQEAEVENKDVVPEAATRGSSNLLQKHPPPYAHVLNSTCSDFYHGTALHIAASNLCLGAVKCLLEHGANPTVRNSKGQGPADVVPDPMDMSLDKAEAAMVAKELKQLLLDAVPLSCNLPRVTLPNYDNIPGNLMLTSLGLKLGERVMLDDTKTGTLRFCGTTEFASGQWVGVELDEPEGKNDGSVGGVRYFICPPKLGIFAPVSKITKALDQTPSSVTSTPKTPRMDFSRVTNKNKKEKKEKDREKALRKKSLSVGSLDPDGVKIELGDQVLVAGQKQGIIRFYGKTDFAPGYWFGVELDKPTGKHDGSVFGVRYFNCLPKHGVFAPPSRVQRIGGPKDSQSDSTLVKKVHQVTMSQPKRNFAAVRTPKDITSESSISRLLFCCWFPWMLRAEMQS
- the clip3 gene encoding CAP-Gly domain-containing linker protein 3 isoform X2, translating into MTKEDTAEVGDAQPTLEFQSPVSEIRKRPMVHPSAPAPLPKDYAFTFFDPNDPACQEILYDPRTTIPELFAIIRQWVPQVQHKIDIIGNEILKRGCHVNDRDGLTDMTLLHYTCKAGAHGVGDPAAALRLSNQLIALGADVSLRSRWTNMNALHYAAYFDVPELIRILLKAAKPKELLGNKRLQNKFRFQAAAEDPLMVCASQEAEVENKVLNSTCSDFYHGTALHIAASNLCLGAVKCLLEHGANPTVRNSKGQGPADVVPDPMDMSLDKAEAAMVAKELKQLLLDAVPLSCNLPRVTLPNYDNIPGNLMLTSLGLKLGERVMLDDTKTGTLRFCGTTEFASGQWVGVELDEPEGKNDGSVGGVRYFICPPKLGIFAPVSKITKALDQTPSSVTSTPKTPRMDFSRVTNKNKKEKKEKDREKALRKKSLSVGSLDPDGVKIELGDQVLVAGQKQGIIRFYGKTDFAPGYWFGVELDKPTGKHDGSVFGVRYFNCLPKHGVFAPPSRVQRIGGPKDSQSDSTLVKKVHQVTMSQPKRNFAAVRTPKDITSESSISRLLFCCWFPWMLRAEMQS
- the clip3 gene encoding CAP-Gly domain-containing linker protein 3 isoform X3; amino-acid sequence: MTKEDTAEVGDAQPTLEFQSPVSEIRKRPMVHPSAPAPLPKDYAFTFFDPNDPACQEILYDPRTTIPELFAIIRQWVPQVQHKIDIIGNEILKRGCHVNDRDGLTDMTLLHYTCKAGAHGVGDPAAALRLSNQLIALGADVSLRSRWTNMNALHYAAYFDVPELIRILLKAAKPKDVVPEAATRGSSNLLQKHPPPYAHVLNSTCSDFYHGTALHIAASNLCLGAVKCLLEHGANPTVRNSKGQGPADVVPDPMDMSLDKAEAAMVAKELKQLLLDAVPLSCNLPRVTLPNYDNIPGNLMLTSLGLKLGERVMLDDTKTGTLRFCGTTEFASGQWVGVELDEPEGKNDGSVGGVRYFICPPKLGIFAPVSKITKALDQTPSSVTSTPKTPRMDFSRVTNKNKKEKKEKDREKALRKKSLSVGSLDPDGVKIELGDQVLVAGQKQGIIRFYGKTDFAPGYWFGVELDKPTGKHDGSVFGVRYFNCLPKHGVFAPPSRVQRIGGPKDSQSDSTLVKKVHQVTMSQPKRNFAAVRTPKDITSESSISRLLFCCWFPWMLRAEMQS
- the clip3 gene encoding CAP-Gly domain-containing linker protein 3 isoform X4 — its product is MTKEDTAEVGDAQPTLEFQSPVSEIRKRPMVHPSAPAPLPKDYAFTFFDPNDPACQEILYDPRTTIPELFAIIRQWVPQVQHKIDIIGNEILKRGCHVNDRDGLTDMTLLHYTCKAGAHGVGDPAAALRLSNQLIALGADVSLRSRWTNMNALHYAAYFDVPELIRILLKAAKPKVLNSTCSDFYHGTALHIAASNLCLGAVKCLLEHGANPTVRNSKGQGPADVVPDPMDMSLDKAEAAMVAKELKQLLLDAVPLSCNLPRVTLPNYDNIPGNLMLTSLGLKLGERVMLDDTKTGTLRFCGTTEFASGQWVGVELDEPEGKNDGSVGGVRYFICPPKLGIFAPVSKITKALDQTPSSVTSTPKTPRMDFSRVTNKNKKEKKEKDREKALRKKSLSVGSLDPDGVKIELGDQVLVAGQKQGIIRFYGKTDFAPGYWFGVELDKPTGKHDGSVFGVRYFNCLPKHGVFAPPSRVQRIGGPKDSQSDSTLVKKVHQVTMSQPKRNFAAVRTPKDITSESSISRLLFCCWFPWMLRAEMQS